The Endozoicomonas montiporae CL-33 genome contains a region encoding:
- the menE gene encoding o-succinylbenzoate--CoA ligase, with product MTECPLRKIALISPDHRVMQINDRPVSALQLDVWVEAYRQQLAPELSIGDRLLVLLQNKVETVVVILACLRSGWVYCPVNPAHPESRILEYADRVGAQAYVSDNRFHGNALQQVGKPELLASPVSVKTDIPVDNDRIFDLIPTSGTTGVPKAVAHSLDNHLFSARGSAALIELTAEDGWLLSLPLFHVGGFSIVIRCLLAGAAILIDQQGLPLSQLLMSLPVTHSSMVNTQLQQIVVSQGMDLAETGLKYILLGGGVASASLVRRVQDRKIRVLTTYGMTEMSSQVCTGVPIFTPEGVTSGDVLPFRRVKIADDGEILVAGKPLCLGYYSQSDEKSGRVTSVADDEGWFHTGDLGEWYESQLRVLGRKDNMMISGGENIHPEEIEQALLTCKGVLQAVVVAVADEKFGQRPFAFVQMVNETVDETFTKGYLAGKIARFKIPDHIVPLPEKLPPEFSGQTLFSGIKPNRRLLQALAECHLS from the coding sequence ATGACTGAATGTCCTTTACGCAAGATAGCCCTGATCTCTCCTGATCACAGGGTGATGCAGATAAATGATCGCCCCGTTTCTGCCCTGCAGCTGGATGTCTGGGTTGAGGCTTATCGTCAACAGCTGGCGCCCGAGCTGAGCATTGGGGATCGGCTGTTGGTGTTGCTGCAGAACAAAGTGGAAACCGTGGTGGTGATTCTGGCCTGCCTGCGCTCCGGATGGGTGTATTGCCCGGTCAACCCTGCACATCCGGAATCGCGGATATTGGAATACGCCGACAGGGTAGGCGCTCAAGCGTATGTCAGCGATAACCGTTTTCATGGGAACGCATTGCAACAGGTTGGGAAACCTGAATTGTTAGCCAGCCCGGTCAGTGTGAAGACAGACATCCCAGTGGATAACGACAGGATATTTGACCTGATACCAACGTCCGGCACCACTGGTGTTCCTAAAGCCGTGGCGCACAGTCTGGATAATCATTTATTCAGTGCCAGAGGCTCTGCGGCTTTGATTGAACTGACCGCTGAAGATGGCTGGCTGTTGTCTCTGCCTCTATTTCATGTTGGCGGCTTTAGTATTGTCATACGTTGCCTGCTGGCGGGTGCAGCGATTTTGATTGATCAACAGGGTTTGCCATTATCTCAGCTGCTGATGTCACTGCCTGTCACCCATAGTTCAATGGTGAATACCCAGCTGCAGCAGATTGTGGTGAGTCAGGGTATGGATCTGGCAGAAACCGGGCTGAAATATATTTTGCTTGGTGGTGGTGTCGCGTCAGCCTCTTTGGTCAGACGGGTTCAGGATAGAAAGATCAGAGTGCTGACCACCTATGGAATGACCGAGATGAGTTCTCAGGTTTGTACAGGCGTACCAATTTTCACTCCGGAAGGGGTGACATCCGGAGATGTTCTTCCTTTTCGTCGGGTCAAAATAGCCGACGACGGTGAAATTCTGGTGGCAGGAAAACCTTTGTGCCTGGGGTATTACAGTCAATCGGATGAAAAGTCGGGCAGAGTGACATCTGTGGCAGACGATGAGGGCTGGTTTCATACCGGTGATCTGGGGGAATGGTATGAGAGCCAGCTGCGTGTTCTTGGCCGAAAGGACAATATGATGATCTCCGGGGGAGAAAATATTCATCCTGAAGAGATCGAACAGGCGTTATTGACCTGCAAAGGGGTTCTACAGGCTGTGGTCGTCGCCGTTGCTGATGAGAAGTTTGGTCAGCGACCTTTTGCATTTGTTCAAATGGTCAATGAAACCGTTGATGAAACGTTTACAAAAGGTTATCTGGCAGGCAAGATAGCACGTTTCAAGATACCGGATCACATTGTTCCCTTGCCGGAAAAGCTGCCTCCGGAGTTTTCCGGCCAGACACTTTTTTCGGGTATCAAACCTAACCGCCGCTTGCTTCAGGCACTGGCTGAATGTCACCTTTCTTAG
- the menC gene encoding o-succinylbenzoate synthase: protein MEIIGARLYQYNLPLAWPLPLKGTKLNARQGLVLELKVNDDGFGVGYLYGEAAPLPDFSSESLDEARQQLGALMSSLLGQQVDPESFNSQEWCGQPVYPSVAFALESAISLPAILADDPETELPVAPLLTGSTADMLQCIDDWSSCWPAAFKLKVARGELKSDIYRTRQLLDALPETVCLKLDANRRWSVEQAVKFVDHIDPARIAYIEEPVNNASGSFIASQQAFYKATKMPFAWDETLQNPEFEFAPQSGLAALVIKPTLVGGIRRCESLVNAGRDAGVHCVVSSSFESVLGVNTLSALARVWTPREAAGLDTLNAFKHHLFDDSVALWQRLPDHVLQQMELL, encoded by the coding sequence ATGGAAATCATTGGTGCCCGCCTGTATCAATACAATCTGCCGCTGGCCTGGCCATTACCGCTGAAAGGCACCAAGCTGAATGCACGACAGGGGCTGGTTCTTGAGCTGAAGGTAAACGACGATGGTTTTGGGGTTGGTTATCTCTATGGTGAAGCAGCGCCTCTTCCTGATTTCAGCTCTGAAAGTCTTGATGAGGCGCGCCAGCAACTCGGTGCGCTGATGTCTTCTCTGCTGGGTCAGCAGGTTGATCCGGAGTCGTTCAATAGTCAGGAATGGTGTGGGCAGCCGGTTTACCCTTCGGTTGCTTTTGCTCTGGAATCGGCGATTTCATTGCCCGCTATTCTGGCAGATGATCCTGAAACAGAGTTACCGGTAGCGCCGCTGTTAACCGGATCAACTGCCGACATGCTGCAGTGTATTGACGACTGGTCATCGTGCTGGCCCGCAGCCTTTAAGCTGAAAGTGGCGAGGGGTGAACTGAAGTCAGACATTTATCGAACCCGGCAGTTATTGGACGCTTTGCCTGAAACAGTTTGTCTGAAACTGGATGCTAACCGGCGCTGGTCTGTAGAGCAGGCGGTTAAATTTGTTGATCATATTGATCCTGCCCGAATCGCTTATATTGAAGAGCCGGTGAATAATGCCTCTGGCAGTTTTATTGCCAGCCAGCAGGCTTTTTATAAAGCAACCAAGATGCCGTTTGCCTGGGATGAGACTCTACAAAACCCGGAGTTTGAATTTGCTCCCCAGTCTGGTCTTGCCGCTTTGGTGATCAAGCCAACGCTGGTGGGCGGTATCCGCCGCTGTGAATCTCTGGTTAATGCCGGCAGAGACGCAGGTGTTCACTGTGTTGTCAGTTCTTCTTTTGAATCCGTGCTGGGTGTCAATACCCTGTCGGCGCTGGCACGAGTCTGGACTCCCCGGGAAGCGGCCGGACTGGATACGCTGAATGCTTTTAAGCATCACCTGTTTGATGATTCGGTTGCGCTCTGGCAGCGGCTGCCTGATCACGTATTACAGCAAATGGAATTGTTATGA
- the menH gene encoding 2-succinyl-6-hydroxy-2,4-cyclohexadiene-1-carboxylate synthase, with the protein MNNLAYRTWGIRGRPALVLLHGFLGDSEDWLPLVSLLEDDFYLVAVDLPGHAKSRSIELPDNNAFTAFSDILDLTLQQLDLKRYSLLGYSLGGRLALLHSLSHGDRVEQLLLESCHPGLESETDRSIRRQTDQEWAERFRTEPLDEVLQRWYHQPVFADLNSQQRQALMAHRLGVNQDGQHLGDILDHCSLSRQPACWGRMEDVSFPVHYFYGERDLKFAEIALRLHKSGSLSGLHKIAAAGHNVHCEQPSGMADVIRQQLSHVDAHECQVNDFKVKEKG; encoded by the coding sequence ATGAATAATCTTGCTTATCGAACCTGGGGTATTCGGGGGCGTCCTGCCCTGGTATTGCTGCATGGTTTTCTGGGAGACAGTGAAGACTGGCTGCCTCTGGTGTCGCTGCTGGAAGATGATTTTTATCTTGTTGCTGTTGATCTCCCCGGCCATGCTAAAAGCCGGAGCATTGAATTACCGGACAACAATGCTTTTACTGCTTTCAGCGATATTCTGGATCTGACCCTGCAGCAGCTGGATCTCAAGCGCTACAGCCTTCTGGGTTATTCACTGGGTGGTCGTCTGGCGCTATTGCACAGTCTGAGCCATGGTGACCGGGTTGAACAGTTGCTGCTGGAATCCTGCCATCCGGGTCTTGAGTCCGAGACTGACCGTTCCATCCGCAGGCAGACTGATCAGGAATGGGCGGAACGGTTTCGTACAGAGCCGCTGGACGAGGTTTTACAACGCTGGTATCACCAGCCCGTGTTTGCTGACCTGAACAGCCAGCAGCGACAGGCTCTGATGGCGCATCGTCTGGGTGTGAATCAGGATGGACAACATCTGGGTGATATTCTGGACCACTGCAGTTTGTCCCGGCAACCTGCCTGCTGGGGACGGATGGAAGACGTTTCATTTCCTGTTCACTATTTTTACGGTGAACGGGATTTGAAATTTGCTGAGATTGCCTTGCGATTGCACAAGTCTGGCAGTTTGTCCGGTCTGCACAAAATAGCAGCGGCAGGTCACAACGTTCATTGTGAGCAGCCTTCGGGGATGGCTGATGTTATCAGGCAGCAGTTGAGTCATGTCGATGCGCACGAGTGCCAAGTGAACGATTTCAAAGTGAAAGAGAAAGGGTAA
- the menD gene encoding 2-succinyl-5-enolpyruvyl-6-hydroxy-3-cyclohexene-1-carboxylic-acid synthase, whose amino-acid sequence MKFPTRHPNLNSLWSALLLEELWRLGVEHVCIAPGSRSAPLTLAAAVHPHLQQHVHFDERGLAFFALGLAKSSGRPVAVITTSGTAVPNLYPAIVEARQSGVPLVIITADRPPELIDCGANQAIEQQDIFSGYPGATIRLPTPSLDIPANWLLTSIDQAYARSCRQGLPLHINCMFREPLYPYKSDEDYSLYLAETTRWTESDAAHTEYELHGDGGLNASPVPWSEFMSGKGLVVVGRLRTSDDVEAVLALAQRLGWPVLADIQSQLHGHPAVIPHCDLLLSSRSGRALMCQADRVFQIGGHLISKRLDRFLGSHRWQHYYMLGREIRRMDTGHSQTYRMVGNIGRICHQLAQLHSASDAPLLPDWLEAFRMLGQKVSTVVRHQQVEELSESWIGTHLSALLPEEASLFIGNSLPIRLMDMFSAHRSYGVYTNRGASGIDGLVATAAGCCVATKKPLVLLVGDISFLHDLNSLQLVRQLDVPMLIVLLNNDGGGIFNLLPLAKGDSAIKHQAIDYFTTPHGLDARYAAAMFGIEYRCPESTAAFKEAVELSLQSPGCTLLEVKTAPGEAACDISQIITRVEEL is encoded by the coding sequence ATGAAATTTCCAACCCGGCATCCCAATCTGAATAGCTTATGGTCTGCACTGCTGCTGGAAGAACTCTGGCGGCTGGGCGTGGAGCATGTCTGTATCGCTCCGGGTTCGCGCTCGGCACCTTTGACCCTGGCGGCGGCTGTTCACCCTCATCTGCAACAACACGTTCATTTTGATGAGCGGGGGCTGGCTTTCTTTGCCCTTGGGTTGGCAAAGAGCAGTGGCAGACCGGTTGCAGTGATTACCACATCGGGAACGGCTGTACCCAATCTGTATCCGGCGATTGTCGAGGCACGACAGTCGGGTGTGCCGCTGGTGATCATCACGGCCGATCGGCCGCCAGAGCTGATTGACTGTGGTGCCAACCAGGCCATTGAACAGCAAGATATTTTTTCCGGTTATCCGGGCGCAACGATTCGGCTGCCAACGCCCAGTCTGGATATTCCTGCTAACTGGTTATTGACCAGTATTGATCAGGCTTATGCCCGTTCCTGTCGGCAAGGTTTGCCATTGCACATTAACTGTATGTTCAGGGAGCCGCTGTATCCGTACAAGAGTGATGAGGATTATTCTCTTTATCTGGCTGAAACCACTCGCTGGACCGAGTCCGATGCGGCTCATACCGAATATGAACTACACGGCGATGGCGGTTTGAATGCCAGTCCTGTGCCCTGGTCCGAGTTTATGTCTGGCAAGGGATTAGTGGTCGTAGGTCGTTTAAGAACCAGTGACGATGTAGAAGCGGTGTTAGCTCTGGCGCAAAGGCTGGGCTGGCCGGTGCTGGCCGATATTCAGTCTCAGCTGCACGGACACCCAGCTGTGATTCCACACTGCGACTTGCTGCTGTCATCCCGCTCTGGCAGAGCATTAATGTGTCAGGCGGATCGTGTTTTCCAGATTGGCGGACATCTTATTTCCAAACGACTGGATCGTTTTCTTGGTAGTCATCGCTGGCAGCACTATTACATGCTGGGGCGGGAAATCAGGCGGATGGATACCGGACACTCGCAGACCTATCGTATGGTGGGCAATATTGGCAGGATCTGCCATCAGCTGGCGCAGTTGCATTCCGCTTCAGATGCTCCCTTGCTGCCAGACTGGCTGGAAGCATTCCGGATGCTGGGACAAAAAGTGTCTACTGTCGTACGACATCAGCAGGTTGAAGAGCTATCGGAAAGCTGGATTGGTACTCATCTTTCAGCACTGCTGCCTGAAGAGGCTTCGTTGTTTATTGGTAATAGCTTACCCATACGTCTGATGGATATGTTTTCTGCCCACCGCTCCTATGGTGTCTACACTAATCGGGGTGCCAGTGGCATTGACGGGTTGGTAGCAACTGCTGCCGGGTGTTGTGTGGCAACGAAAAAGCCACTGGTTTTGCTGGTGGGTGATATTTCGTTTCTGCATGACCTGAATTCTTTACAGTTGGTCAGGCAGCTTGATGTGCCTATGTTGATTGTGTTGCTTAATAACGACGGGGGCGGCATTTTTAATCTGCTGCCTTTGGCAAAGGGCGATTCGGCCATCAAGCATCAGGCTATTGATTATTTCACAACACCGCACGGTCTGGATGCCCGTTACGCAGCGGCAATGTTTGGTATAGAGTACCGGTGCCCGGAGTCCACTGCGGCTTTCAAAGAGGCTGTTGAGCTGTCGTTGCAAAGTCCCGGGTGTACCCTGCTTGAAGTTAAAACGGCACCGGGGGAAGCTGCCTGTGACATCAGTCAGATCATTACCCGGGTAGAGGAGTTGTAA
- a CDS encoding isochorismate synthase: MQEVNIHTPVLTKRLQQLLHKPAPGVPFVRIEQPVPVCNLLTWLEHQNAHLQRSYWRDRDADIEIATLGQCWKMPIPSRQELSKATNTVQRLINDSGHWAEKARSLLWLSFSDVDRMVWPTFGYGCVYLPGIEMQLTRKGATLACYIQAGTDELWQSGIRSTLKQLDAINWQVTGAREAYQLGPVQYQPDQAGWNGNIAKATRAFAAGEMQKVVLSRSASLTIEGVFSPWRLLQRWRTANPRSYVFAVEAKCGDLFFGCTPERLMARRGRVLHTEALAGTTPRGGTREEDKVLEQTLLSDRKNIHENRLVLNDIRERLGVLCQSLEADRSHSVVKLKSIQHLRYLIRGVLHAGVTDAQLLTALHPTPAVGGTSREVAMSFIEQREGYARGLYAGVFGIVSPEHTEMAVTIRSGLLRRLSDNLQQLSLFSGGGIVQGSVAAEEWQELNNKLATVYSLLKDAEQETVAL; encoded by the coding sequence ATGCAAGAAGTTAATATTCATACACCTGTGTTAACCAAACGTTTGCAGCAACTTCTGCACAAGCCTGCGCCGGGTGTACCTTTTGTACGCATCGAGCAGCCTGTACCTGTGTGCAACCTGTTAACCTGGCTGGAACACCAGAACGCCCACTTACAGCGCTCTTACTGGCGTGACCGGGACGCTGATATAGAAATTGCGACCTTGGGGCAGTGCTGGAAAATGCCCATTCCATCGAGGCAGGAGCTGTCGAAGGCTACGAATACGGTTCAGCGCCTGATAAACGACTCCGGTCATTGGGCGGAAAAAGCCCGTTCACTGTTGTGGCTGTCGTTTTCGGATGTGGATCGTATGGTCTGGCCGACATTTGGCTACGGATGTGTTTATCTGCCCGGCATTGAGATGCAACTTACCCGAAAAGGGGCGACACTGGCCTGTTATATTCAGGCTGGTACGGACGAACTCTGGCAATCAGGTATTCGCAGTACATTGAAGCAGTTGGACGCTATTAACTGGCAGGTGACCGGAGCGCGGGAAGCGTATCAGCTTGGGCCCGTTCAGTATCAGCCGGATCAGGCTGGCTGGAATGGCAATATTGCTAAAGCAACCCGCGCCTTTGCAGCGGGTGAGATGCAGAAAGTTGTACTCTCCCGTTCCGCTTCTCTCACCATTGAAGGTGTTTTCAGTCCGTGGCGGCTGTTGCAGCGCTGGCGTACCGCTAATCCTCGCTCGTATGTTTTTGCCGTTGAAGCCAAATGTGGCGATCTGTTTTTTGGCTGCACGCCGGAGCGGCTGATGGCTCGTCGCGGGCGGGTGCTTCATACAGAAGCACTGGCGGGTACTACGCCCAGAGGGGGCACCCGTGAAGAAGATAAGGTGCTGGAGCAGACGCTGTTGAGTGATCGCAAAAATATTCATGAAAACCGGCTGGTGCTGAATGATATACGTGAGCGACTGGGTGTTTTGTGTCAGTCGCTGGAAGCAGACCGGAGTCATTCCGTGGTCAAACTCAAGTCAATTCAGCATTTGCGTTATCTGATCCGGGGCGTGCTTCATGCCGGAGTGACCGATGCGCAGCTACTGACAGCTCTGCACCCAACGCCCGCTGTGGGCGGCACCAGTCGTGAAGTGGCTATGTCATTTATTGAACAGCGCGAAGGTTATGCCCGTGGGCTCTATGCAGGCGTTTTTGGCATTGTCTCACCGGAGCATACCGAGATGGCGGTGACTATTCGTTCCGGCCTGTTACGAAGGTTGTCAGACAATCTGCAACAACTGTCGTTGTTTTCCGGTGGTGGCATTGTTCAGGGTTCTGTTGCCGCTGAAGAATGGCAGGAACTGAACAATAAGCTGGCTACCGTGTATTCCCTGTTAAAGGATGCAGAGCAGGAAACTGTTGCGCTCTGA
- a CDS encoding YacL family protein: protein MEYEFRRDLTGRVEARFSMGHEAMGSWLLAEPAARADRLESLFSAITALQTKECWEFNLPGQEFNLRLTRTDASVRSTVLPEEDCEDMPEDDDMDFYDQELCAECGLDDFKTMLDAWQTFNLRG from the coding sequence ATGGAGTACGAATTTCGTCGCGATCTGACAGGTCGAGTAGAAGCCCGGTTCTCAATGGGTCATGAAGCCATGGGCAGCTGGCTGCTGGCAGAGCCTGCCGCCCGGGCCGACAGGCTGGAATCATTATTCAGCGCCATCACGGCCTTACAGACTAAGGAGTGCTGGGAGTTTAACCTGCCGGGTCAGGAATTTAACCTGAGACTGACACGCACAGATGCCTCCGTCCGCTCAACCGTCCTGCCCGAAGAGGACTGTGAAGATATGCCGGAAGACGACGACATGGACTTTTACGATCAGGAACTCTGCGCAGAATGCGGGCTGGATGATTTTAAGACCATGCTGGACGCGTGGCAGACATTTAACCTGCGGGGCTAA
- a CDS encoding ACT domain-containing protein, translating into MSKPLQLSVLSQTFSVHRFAVDSQVPEAVLNSHIFSVMRMDDELSIVCESSISLNSQESETDWSALKVTGPLDFSLTGILSGLATALANASISLFALSTYDTDYVLVKTNQLDNACTALVSAGYEVSPAG; encoded by the coding sequence ATGTCAAAGCCCTTGCAGCTGTCTGTTTTGAGTCAAACGTTTTCGGTTCACCGTTTTGCCGTTGACAGTCAAGTTCCCGAGGCCGTGCTAAACAGTCACATATTTTCTGTTATGCGCATGGACGACGAGTTGTCGATTGTCTGTGAGTCGTCAATTAGCCTGAACTCGCAAGAGTCTGAAACAGACTGGTCGGCACTGAAAGTGACCGGCCCGCTGGATTTTTCACTTACAGGTATTCTGTCCGGGCTGGCCACGGCACTGGCAAACGCCAGTATCAGCCTGTTTGCTCTGTCAACATACGACACAGACTATGTGTTAGTGAAAACGAATCAGCTGGATAATGCCTGCACGGCATTAGTGAGTGCAGGCTATGAGGTTAGCCCCGCAGGTTAA
- a CDS encoding sterol desaturase family protein — protein MDYIVYAIPVFMVLIAIELIATVVRKKDYYHFSDAINSLSAGMVSITSGILTKVVIAGVYTGFYSVFALWEMSAESLWVWGLAFVFYDLCYYWTHRMGHEVNILWAAHAVHHQSEEYNLTTALRQTSSGFLFGWLFYIPMAVVGIPPVVYLTIGLISLLYQFWVHTRHVPKLGWLEWIFITPSNHRVHHAKNRRYLDKNYGGVFILWDRLFGTFEEEDEQYEPIRYGTLKPLRSWNPVWANLHLYSDMWQDCKATRNWKDKLTLWFRRTGYRPADVAKPMKMPDIHAYENYQPPVSQPLMVYAGFHFVLMMLATLAIMGSYHLMPLWFNAIWVVVFVIQLLVIGWLLEKRQKLVILESVRFASVAMALLVTHLQFPVAASLWWLLIVVSVPSLLILNRICSTQGADGGNSTEAHFQKS, from the coding sequence GTGGACTACATCGTTTATGCCATTCCGGTTTTTATGGTGCTGATCGCTATCGAGCTGATCGCTACTGTTGTCAGAAAAAAAGACTATTACCATTTCAGTGATGCGATCAATAGCCTGAGTGCAGGCATGGTCAGCATCACCTCCGGTATTCTCACCAAGGTCGTGATTGCAGGCGTTTATACCGGCTTCTACAGTGTGTTTGCCCTGTGGGAAATGAGTGCAGAGTCTTTGTGGGTTTGGGGGCTGGCCTTTGTATTCTATGATCTCTGTTACTACTGGACTCACCGCATGGGTCATGAAGTGAATATTCTCTGGGCCGCCCATGCCGTTCACCACCAGAGTGAAGAATACAATCTGACAACGGCATTGCGTCAGACCAGCAGTGGCTTCCTGTTTGGCTGGCTGTTTTATATTCCCATGGCGGTGGTGGGCATTCCGCCTGTGGTTTATCTCACGATTGGACTAATTAGCCTGTTGTACCAGTTCTGGGTTCATACCCGTCATGTGCCAAAACTGGGCTGGCTGGAGTGGATTTTTATCACTCCGTCAAACCATCGCGTGCATCACGCAAAGAATCGTCGTTATCTGGATAAGAACTACGGTGGAGTGTTTATTCTCTGGGATCGCCTGTTCGGAACCTTTGAGGAAGAAGATGAACAGTATGAGCCGATTCGCTACGGCACACTGAAACCGTTGCGCAGCTGGAACCCGGTGTGGGCGAACCTGCATTTGTATTCTGATATGTGGCAGGACTGCAAAGCCACCCGAAACTGGAAAGATAAATTAACGCTGTGGTTTCGCAGAACCGGTTACCGTCCGGCCGATGTCGCCAAACCCATGAAAATGCCGGACATTCATGCTTATGAGAATTATCAGCCACCTGTCTCTCAACCGCTTATGGTGTATGCCGGTTTTCATTTTGTCCTGATGATGTTGGCAACTCTGGCAATAATGGGCAGTTATCACCTGATGCCGTTGTGGTTTAATGCGATCTGGGTGGTGGTGTTTGTCATACAGTTACTGGTTATTGGCTGGCTGCTGGAAAAAAGACAGAAGCTGGTTATTCTTGAGTCGGTGCGTTTTGCTTCTGTAGCTATGGCTTTACTGGTCACTCACCTGCAGTTTCCGGTAGCTGCCAGCTTATGGTGGCTGTTAATAGTAGTCAGTGTTCCGTCGTTATTGATACTAAACAGAATTTGCAGCACTCAGGGGGCGGATGGCGGCAACAGTACTGAAGCTCATTTTCAGAAATCTTAA
- the pdxB gene encoding 4-phosphoerythronate dehydrogenase PdxB, with product MADENIPLVRECFAGLGEVITLPGRSICADDLADADVLVSRSVTKVSRELVQNSRLKFVGTCTAGFDHVDVEALNELGIGFSSAPGCNARSVVEYVLCALDILAERDGYRITGRTVGIVGKGQVGGRLFRALQALGVNVIANDPFLEPEAGVELVGLNELIERCDVIGLHTPLTTTGSHPTHHLLGESQLLALKHGTVLINAGRGAVVDNRALLSVLKSRDDLSVVLDVWEHEPDVDPELLELVDIGTPHIAGYSLDGKITGTVMVYQALCRFLGLPARVSQRDLTPLPPLMKLDFTGTVDADQATSVAMRATYDIRRDDALMRRLLKMEPEARRLAFDFMRKNYSERREFSTLKIDARRSEQAVQERLAALGFHLPDE from the coding sequence GTGGCAGATGAAAATATTCCCCTTGTACGGGAATGCTTTGCCGGATTGGGTGAGGTGATCACACTGCCCGGACGCAGTATCTGTGCCGATGATCTGGCCGATGCGGATGTGCTGGTTTCACGTTCGGTGACGAAGGTGAGCCGGGAGCTGGTGCAGAACAGTCGCCTGAAATTTGTTGGCACCTGCACCGCCGGTTTTGATCATGTGGATGTAGAAGCGCTCAATGAACTGGGTATTGGTTTTTCCAGTGCGCCGGGCTGTAATGCCCGATCGGTGGTGGAGTATGTGCTGTGCGCACTGGATATTCTGGCAGAGCGGGACGGTTATCGTATTACGGGAAGAACCGTGGGTATTGTTGGCAAGGGACAGGTCGGCGGGCGGCTTTTTCGTGCCCTGCAGGCGCTGGGAGTAAACGTCATTGCCAATGACCCTTTTCTGGAACCTGAAGCGGGTGTTGAACTGGTAGGGTTGAATGAGCTGATTGAACGATGCGATGTGATTGGGCTGCATACGCCTCTGACGACCACCGGCAGTCATCCGACCCATCACCTGCTCGGTGAATCTCAGCTGCTGGCGTTGAAGCATGGTACGGTTCTGATTAATGCCGGTCGTGGGGCTGTGGTTGATAACCGTGCATTGCTGAGTGTTTTGAAATCAAGAGATGATCTCAGTGTGGTGCTGGATGTCTGGGAACACGAACCGGACGTCGATCCGGAACTGCTGGAGCTGGTGGATATTGGTACACCGCATATTGCCGGTTACAGTCTGGACGGAAAAATCACCGGAACGGTTATGGTTTATCAGGCGTTGTGTCGCTTTCTTGGGCTTCCGGCCAGAGTCTCGCAACGGGATCTGACACCCCTGCCGCCATTGATGAAGCTTGATTTTACCGGCACCGTTGATGCCGATCAGGCGACGTCCGTCGCCATGCGTGCAACGTATGATATCCGTCGTGATGATGCCCTGATGCGTCGGCTATTGAAAATGGAGCCGGAGGCTCGCAGGCTGGCATTTGATTTTATGCGTAAGAATTATTCCGAACGTCGTGAGTTCAGCACGTTGAAAATTGATGCCCGGCGTTCAGAACAGGCAGTGCAGGAGCGGTTAGCCGCTCTGGGTTTTCATTTGCCGGATGAATAA
- a CDS encoding DUF3080 family protein — protein sequence MFRFLSALLLFLLSGCQPGSPADHLLDDYLKRISRVTEMETPIQAEFTYPVLPPLKQRIYDIPDIRMKALAALNLLECPRLSKVVAYRNSSLGRQMLPSQRLHYEKELLNELGDCIHYLQETEPKSEVLPELKSISEQKQKQLPAIRWNALLGNVELSDQLVLRPESLPEEHTGKTGTLNALLYLNGYLPDQTLSPPYSRSEMERQLQQLTASHYSGQLLRSAIKLTETLNTVADLLEARLKQRPLCPNGRLMPAAERLQNVFHLLYASQIQGYLSRIYREGSEWRSAMKHLLEQLPAPPSPAMQHYLNQITSDNTPDSVWYQLEQAVKRHTSAWQAVLSECNLMPAHR from the coding sequence ATGTTTCGTTTTCTTTCTGCGCTCTTATTGTTCCTGCTGTCCGGCTGCCAACCGGGTTCGCCTGCGGATCATTTACTGGATGACTACCTGAAACGGATCAGTCGAGTGACAGAAATGGAGACACCGATTCAAGCGGAGTTTACCTACCCGGTTCTACCGCCTCTGAAGCAGCGCATTTATGATATTCCCGATATCCGCATGAAAGCACTGGCTGCCCTGAATCTGTTGGAATGCCCGAGACTGAGCAAGGTCGTGGCTTACCGGAACAGCAGTCTGGGGCGGCAAATGCTGCCCTCCCAACGACTGCACTATGAAAAAGAGCTGTTGAATGAACTGGGCGACTGTATCCATTATCTGCAGGAAACCGAACCAAAATCAGAGGTACTGCCAGAACTTAAAAGCATCAGTGAACAAAAGCAGAAACAACTGCCCGCCATTCGCTGGAATGCCCTGTTGGGTAATGTGGAACTGTCTGACCAGCTGGTGCTGAGACCAGAGTCTCTGCCTGAGGAGCACACCGGCAAAACCGGAACGCTGAATGCCCTGCTCTATCTGAATGGTTACCTGCCTGACCAAACTCTGTCCCCGCCTTACAGCCGTTCTGAAATGGAGCGACAGTTGCAGCAGCTGACCGCTTCGCACTACAGTGGGCAACTGCTTAGATCAGCTATTAAACTGACCGAAACCCTGAATACCGTTGCCGACCTGCTGGAAGCACGTCTGAAACAGCGCCCGCTGTGCCCGAATGGCAGACTGATGCCTGCCGCCGAACGATTACAAAATGTGTTTCATCTGCTTTATGCCAGCCAGATTCAGGGTTATCTGAGTCGCATTTACAGGGAAGGCAGTGAATGGCGGTCTGCCATGAAACACCTGCTTGAACAATTGCCTGCACCACCTTCGCCTGCAATGCAGCATTACCTGAACCAGATCACTTCTGACAACACTCCGGACAGTGTCTGGTACCAGCTTGAACAAGCGGTGAAGCGTCATACCTCTGCCTGGCAGGCCGTACTGAGCGAGTGCAACCTGATGCCTGCCCATCGTTAA